From Salmo salar chromosome ssa21, Ssal_v3.1, whole genome shotgun sequence:
acaaaatatattacAGTCAATTACACATATAGTTACACACATAGCACGATgtaaaaaaaaagatcagaaagAGGCTTGGCTGAGCAGTGTTCCCACAAACTAAGTTCTTTAAACAGAACCATCATGTGGTATATTAGGTCCAAAACAGCCAGCTAATACTTTGGTaaaaatgtgaaaaatatttGGCCAAGATGTGATCAGATGTATCTCTGGTGGGTGGTGTGAGGCATGGAGAGTGGTCTAGGCTTCTCCAGAGTGCTTTCTAAGagacctacagatgtaggatcttaatttgagacagtttgctacagcagtaaaataatcctgcagcaacaggaaatgtgaattattatgtggattataataaattgacatttttgtaggggtccATCCATTTCATTCATTAGGGAAAattaagtctgaaatttcaaagtggaaattacaaactttagaagcctttttaggACTGAAATActctacaagtttgcatttcctgctttgcAGTAAAATTCTCATCAataacagagtgatcaaattaagatcttacatctgtaaaCCCACCCTGGACTTTTTCTAGAGAGCGGAGAGTCTTCTACTTGAGAGTGAGTACACAGGAAATGTGTTGTGGTTCCAGGGGGTTCTGTTAGAGCTGGTCACAGCTCAGTGCCAGGGTGATGTCACAGTGATGTCATATCCTCTCTCAGAACCAAACAGTATTGACTTTGTCCTGATCCAGACCTGACGAGAGCGTGAGAGAGCACAACATCAACTTTTAGATTAAACAAAAACGTAGCATGCATGTagacatcagtggaggctcctcagtgaatttcataaaaataaaaatagaaaaatattttaaaagttatcctttttagataaaactataataaatatattcacgtcaccaaataattgttttgcaatgaaggtctacagtagcctcaacagcactctgtagggtagcataatggtgtagccggagaacagctagcttccgtcctcctctgggtacattgacttcaataaaaaaaacttaggaggctcatggttctcacccactTCCATAGACttatacagtaattatgacaacttccagagaaCGTCCTccaatcagagctcttgcagcatgaactgacattttgtccacccaattaaaggatcagagaatgaatctagttcataaagcataagctacagctagctagcaccgcAGTGCATAAaaagtggtgagtagttgacaaaTAGAGAAAAacacaatagttgaacagttttgaacaaattaatttgaaaaattaaggagaagcaagagaaccagagagagagatatttagtaatttattttcactttcacattcacttagctagcaaatgcaaacagagggatgctatgttagctagctggctatgccCATCtagcacaacactggaactcttccaattcaaggtaagcttttggttttacaaatATATTGCCaccagtgtaactgctaaactgcttattCAACTGCTTACCGACTgcacactgtaacgttactgcatgattgtagcaggtttactaaaaTGTTAGTTATATTAGCTATGTTGGCTATGACGTTACTttggctaatatggtgacaacgatgtaggctgtgtgtagcggttatgatttGGCTTGGAAAGGGTTTTCACCTGGACACATTCAGCTGATGTGCTGTGCATTGAAGTCctcaagtgaagggaaaaggtgagaggagaagagtgcacagatgcgagaaggaatacaacatggcggctatgaaagtgaactgtgtttacatgttatcaggggtgtattcatttcaCAGATTCTGTtgtaaacatttcttaaacagaagcaaacggaacggaatgtacaactgttggactaatgattacatacTAGATCagatagatgcaggcaagagtgtgcaaggcagtattgaatgtgtctgtccatgtgtcactgtcaccTCAATTTTCTCttaacctgtgtgcacctacatttaaaaaaaactttcattcataggctaggttgtagcagccTCATGAAGGGTGTAGGAAAAATTCAAGtctcatgtagtagcctaaacctatcgatgttacatcgAACtgtgtgaatggaatatgaatgacagtcattcaATATGCTGTAATAAAAAAAGGCCATGcgcatgaaaaaaaaatcctccttcatcttaaatggcactggTAGACATACaagagagagagtgcatgtgtgtgtatgtgtgctccaGGTCTGAGGCTTACCTGAGTCGTAGATATCCAAGGGTGTGTGTAGAGTTGCGGGCCAGGCTGAGGGGGTCAGGGTGGGGAGGTTGGGGCTGGCCTGCTCCACCTCTATCTTCACACCACTGTGTATCCCTGGGCTCTggctgctgtgtgtgttactgtgtgtgctgTGTCCAGCAGGGCTGTGGGCTAGGGGACTCTGAGTCTTCACACCAGGTAGGAGCAGAGGGCTGAACCTGGGGTCTAGGCCTGGGCCATGGGACAGGTGGGGATGTATGACCGGGTGGGTGTGGTgggggtgcatgtgtgtgtgagggtgtgtgtgtgtgtagacattgTGGGCGTGTGTGTAGCTGGCGGAGGTCTGAGGGTTGCGGCTGTAGGCCCAGGGGTCTGGGAGAGAGGCTGTAGGAGGGAGGCTGGGCTGGGGCAAAACGTGGCCTGTCCACAGAGCACCGTCTGGGGCATGGAAGGCTGCTGGGCTGGGGGAGAAGTCTGGGTGGACGGAGAGACAGGGGCTGGTCTGGGACGGGTAACCTCCACcccacagagaggaggacagggaacCACACTGGGCCTCCGAGAGAGATACACTgtctgtgagagggagggaggtcatTTGTATGAGAAGAGGTTGTTATGGACACAAGTTTCTACCATGTAATTGTATTAATTCTAGATAAAAAGAAACAGTACAATGTAAATTTACAGTAAATTACTGGCAGCACAGAAGCCAGTAAATTACTGTAGATTTACAGGAAATGTACTGTAACAAATGTACAGCATATTACTGGAACACCTGACTATAGTAACATGCTGTATTTCTAGAATTGACAGTGcattactggaagaactgtggttagtatactgtagcagacttACAGTGCAGGTAGCTATCTCTTTACTTGCTGTGACTGTggttagtatactgtagcagacttACAGTGCAGGTAGCTATCTCTTTACTTGCTGTGACTGTGGTTAGTAAACTGTAGCAGACTTACAGTGCAGGTAGCTATCTCTTTACTTGCTGTGACTGTGGTTAGTAAACTGTAGCAGACTTACAGTGCAGGTAGCTATCTCTTTACTTGCAGTGACTGTGGTATATTCTTATTTAccctcattgtaatacactgactgtaagtcgctctggttaagagcatctgctagatgaccaaaatgtaaatgtaaaaatgaacacTTGCTAGGCACACTGCTTGGTATTATTATAATGACCTCCACCCCTAAACAAGGCCATGTTATCAGAATAATACCCAGCAGTGTGCTttgcaaatgtaaatgtttaacaTTAACAGTTTGGTCACTTAGCAGATGCACttgtccagagtgacttacattgATTACAAAATACACATCACAGTCATGGCAGGTAAACCATTTCTGTAACCATTACTgggaatgttgttgttgttaacctgttgggtctagggggcagcatttgcacgtctggataaaaaaaatgtacccgatttaatctggttactaatcctacccagtaactagaatatgcatatacttattatatatggatagaaaacactctaaagtttccaaaactgtttgaatggtgtctgtgagtataacagaactcatttggcaggcaaaaccctgaga
This genomic window contains:
- the LOC106582170 gene encoding transcription cofactor vestigial-like protein 3 — its product is MSCLDVMFYQSYGAHYVPASSAAAAAAYNAAYYHHHQHQQQKKLGVYSRMQQDSEEQQCPGGRQQQQRGGGGGDWLGSSGSNGAWGKDSQPAEAEYLSSRCVLFTYFHGDIGDVVDEHFSRALSQTSAFTGENKSSRTTPMHTSASVGLWKDSVSLSEAQCGSLSSSLWGGGYPSQTSPCLSVHPDFSPSPAAFHAPDGALWTGHVLPQPSLPPTASLPDPWAYSRNPQTSASYTHAHNVYTHTHPHTHMHPHHTHPVIHPHLSHGPGLDPRFSPLLLPGVKTQSPLAHSPAGHSTHSNTHSSQSPGIHSGVKIEVEQASPNLPTLTPSAWPATLHTPLDIYDSGLDQDKVNTVWF